A single region of the Thunnus maccoyii chromosome 10, fThuMac1.1, whole genome shotgun sequence genome encodes:
- the LOC121906389 gene encoding uncharacterized protein LOC121906389 isoform X3, whose product MFILYSKSKFSRKYHSVRSSLLKCEIWDLFQQGWIYDFSDPDSFAPGRQLHLQKMPEGKHAEPQSDVEGSNTDDAPSDDCIKAQDNSIGRKKYMLYLEPQSTSGLLRGLKRSTLQRQQQLVVQVQYSHYVFSSKLNKVSAGNIWKFSLSWTQLLTSQLPQLSQLPRMMTRLPRMTTWLSQTEPKI is encoded by the exons ATGTTTATTCTATATAGCAAAAGCAAATTTTCTCGCAAATATCATTCCGTAAGGTCCTCACTTCTCAAGTGCGAAATATG GGACCTCTTCCAGCAAGGGTGGATCTATGACTTTAGCGACCCGGATTCTTTTGCTCCCGGCAGACAACTCCATCTGCAG AAAATGCCTGAGGGGAAGCATGCAGAACCACAAAGTGATGTTGAAGGTTCAAATACG GATGATGCCCCATCTGATGACTGCATCAAGGCTCAAGACAATTCT ATAGGGCGAAAAAAGTATATGCTGTACTTGGAGCCACAGAGCACTTCAGGGCTTTTGCGAGGGCTTAAGCGATCAACCCTGCAACGGCAACAGCAGTTGGTAGTTCAGGTTCAGTATTCTCATTATGTTTTTTCCTCTAAGTTAAACAAAGTATCAGCAGGCAACATTTGGAAATTCAG TCTGTCCTGGACGCAGCTCTTAACATCCCAGCTGCCTCAG CTCTCCCAGCTCCCTCGGATGATGACGCGGCTCCCTCGGATGACGACGTGGCTCTCTCAGACAGAGCCCAAAATATAA